A genome region from Trachemys scripta elegans isolate TJP31775 chromosome 2, CAS_Tse_1.0, whole genome shotgun sequence includes the following:
- the NSUN6 gene encoding tRNA (cytosine(72)-C(5))-methyltransferase NSUN6 isoform X1 — MSFFSKILLQREVEEYLGNVFRNKELISALGTLEAERKYESLLNRLSHPPAFTTVRVNTHLASVKQVKNLLFEEIHKQFKGLSVPVLQHPQLQDILLIPVIGPRKDLQKQSSEVIVGAQCGNSVLRGAHVFVPGIISASKCMKAGDVVSVYSDIEGKCKRGAKEFLGTKVFIGNGISELSRSEIFSSNGSLNYISITLMSKEECAPLSLISILLKNKKQTITSQSSINCVTQKFSECLVKRGIGVRMTDPVYLSPSLDNVLSSYLFLQNLPSAVVSHVLNPQPGERILDMCAAPGGKTTHLATLMHDQGEVIAMDKIANKVKKIKQNAALLQLNCIKAFCCDGTKALAIGKKEDGQEGPPFSAESFDRILLDVPCSGMGQRPNMAYFWTLKEVTSYQPLQRKLFSMAVKLLKPGGTLVYSTCTITLSENEEQVAWALETFPCLQLQSQEPRIGGEGMMGAGLSLDQLKLLQRFDPSSVTSRGMDINSLQDSREEDLILLANKDCIGFFIAKFIKLNSK, encoded by the exons atgtcttttttttcaaaaatattactGCAACGAGAAGTTGAAGAATACCTTGGGAACGTGTTTAGAAATAAGGAG ctcaTAAGTGCTTTAGGCACTCTGGAAGCAGAGAGGAAATATGAATCTCTGTTAAATCGTCTATCTCATCCTCCAGCTTTCACAACTGTTAGAGTTAACACTCACTTGGCTTCAGTGAAACAAGTGAAAAATCTGCTGTTTGAAGAGATCCACAAG CAATTTAAAGGTCTTAGTGTGCCAGTTCttcagcacccacaactccaggaCATCTTACTCATTCCTGTCATTGGACCCAG GAAGGATCTACAAAAGCAATCATCTGAAGTCATTGTTGGAGCCCAGTGTGGGAATTCAGTGCTACGAGGAGCGCATGTCTTTGTTCCAGGAATCATATCTGCTTCAAAAT GTATGAAAGCTGGAGATGTGGTCTCTGTATACTCGGATATTGAAGGAAAGTGTAAAAGAGGAGCCAAAGAATTTCTGGGAACCAAAGTTTTTATTGGAAATGGGATTTCTGAATTGAGTCGCAGTGAAATCTTCAGTTCAAATGGCTCACTCAA TTACATAAGTATAACCCTGATGTCTAAAGAGGAATGTGCCCCTTTATCATTAATATCAATATTgctgaaaaacaaaaagcagacCATCACCAGCCAAAGTAGTATCAATTGTGTCACTCAGAAATTTTCTGAATGTCTTGTGAAAAG AGGAATAGGTGTAAGAATGACAGACCCAGTTTACCTTAGTCCTTCGTTGGACAATGTGCTGTCCAGTTACTTGTTTTTGCAG AACTTGCCCTCTGCAGTTGTAAGCCATGTTTTAAACCCTCAGCCAGGAGAGAGAATTCTGGACATGTGTGCTGCACCTGGGGGAAAAACAACCCATCTTGCAACATTAATGCATGACCAG GGTGAAGTGATAGCCATGGACAAGATAGCTAACAAAGTCAAAAAAATCAAGCAGAATGCAGCATTGTTGCAGCTGAATTGTATTaaagcattttgctgtgatgGAACTAAGGCACTTGCCATTGGGAAGAAAGAAGATGGACAAG AAGGCCCTCCATTCTCAGCAGAGTCATTTGATCGAATTCTTCTTGATGTTCCTTGTAGTGGGATGGGACAGAGACCAAATATGGCCTATTTCTGGACTCTAAAAGAAGTGACGTCTTATCAGCCATTGCAACGTAAGCTTTTCAGCATG GCAGTGAAATTGCTGAAGCCAGGGGGCACTTTGGTGTATAGTACATGTACAATTACACTGTCTGAAAATGAGGAGCAGGTCGCCTGGGCCCTGGAAACTTTTCCCTGCCTCCAGCTTCAGTCACAG GAACCACGTATTGGAGGAGAAGGCATGATGGGAGCTGGATTATCACTTGATCAGCTGAAGCTGTTGCAGAGGTTTGATCCATCCAGTGTGACGTCACGTGGAATGGATATTAACTCTTTGCAGGATTCCAGGGAAGAAGACCTGATCTTGCTGGCGAATAAAGACTGTATAGGATTTTTTATTGCAAAATTTATTAAATTGAACAGCAAATAG
- the NSUN6 gene encoding tRNA (cytosine(72)-C(5))-methyltransferase NSUN6 isoform X2: MSFFSKILLQREVEEYLGNVFRNKELISALGTLEAERKYESLLNRLSHPPAFTTVRVNTHLASVKQVKNLLFEEIHKQFKGLSVPVLQHPQLQDILLIPVIGPRKDLQKQSSEVIVGAQCGNSVLRGAHVFVPGIISASKCMKAGDVVSVYSDIEGKCKRGAKEFLGTKVFIGNGISELSRSEIFSSNGSLKGIGVRMTDPVYLSPSLDNVLSSYLFLQNLPSAVVSHVLNPQPGERILDMCAAPGGKTTHLATLMHDQGEVIAMDKIANKVKKIKQNAALLQLNCIKAFCCDGTKALAIGKKEDGQEGPPFSAESFDRILLDVPCSGMGQRPNMAYFWTLKEVTSYQPLQRKLFSMAVKLLKPGGTLVYSTCTITLSENEEQVAWALETFPCLQLQSQEPRIGGEGMMGAGLSLDQLKLLQRFDPSSVTSRGMDINSLQDSREEDLILLANKDCIGFFIAKFIKLNSK; this comes from the exons atgtcttttttttcaaaaatattactGCAACGAGAAGTTGAAGAATACCTTGGGAACGTGTTTAGAAATAAGGAG ctcaTAAGTGCTTTAGGCACTCTGGAAGCAGAGAGGAAATATGAATCTCTGTTAAATCGTCTATCTCATCCTCCAGCTTTCACAACTGTTAGAGTTAACACTCACTTGGCTTCAGTGAAACAAGTGAAAAATCTGCTGTTTGAAGAGATCCACAAG CAATTTAAAGGTCTTAGTGTGCCAGTTCttcagcacccacaactccaggaCATCTTACTCATTCCTGTCATTGGACCCAG GAAGGATCTACAAAAGCAATCATCTGAAGTCATTGTTGGAGCCCAGTGTGGGAATTCAGTGCTACGAGGAGCGCATGTCTTTGTTCCAGGAATCATATCTGCTTCAAAAT GTATGAAAGCTGGAGATGTGGTCTCTGTATACTCGGATATTGAAGGAAAGTGTAAAAGAGGAGCCAAAGAATTTCTGGGAACCAAAGTTTTTATTGGAAATGGGATTTCTGAATTGAGTCGCAGTGAAATCTTCAGTTCAAATGGCTCACTCAA AGGAATAGGTGTAAGAATGACAGACCCAGTTTACCTTAGTCCTTCGTTGGACAATGTGCTGTCCAGTTACTTGTTTTTGCAG AACTTGCCCTCTGCAGTTGTAAGCCATGTTTTAAACCCTCAGCCAGGAGAGAGAATTCTGGACATGTGTGCTGCACCTGGGGGAAAAACAACCCATCTTGCAACATTAATGCATGACCAG GGTGAAGTGATAGCCATGGACAAGATAGCTAACAAAGTCAAAAAAATCAAGCAGAATGCAGCATTGTTGCAGCTGAATTGTATTaaagcattttgctgtgatgGAACTAAGGCACTTGCCATTGGGAAGAAAGAAGATGGACAAG AAGGCCCTCCATTCTCAGCAGAGTCATTTGATCGAATTCTTCTTGATGTTCCTTGTAGTGGGATGGGACAGAGACCAAATATGGCCTATTTCTGGACTCTAAAAGAAGTGACGTCTTATCAGCCATTGCAACGTAAGCTTTTCAGCATG GCAGTGAAATTGCTGAAGCCAGGGGGCACTTTGGTGTATAGTACATGTACAATTACACTGTCTGAAAATGAGGAGCAGGTCGCCTGGGCCCTGGAAACTTTTCCCTGCCTCCAGCTTCAGTCACAG GAACCACGTATTGGAGGAGAAGGCATGATGGGAGCTGGATTATCACTTGATCAGCTGAAGCTGTTGCAGAGGTTTGATCCATCCAGTGTGACGTCACGTGGAATGGATATTAACTCTTTGCAGGATTCCAGGGAAGAAGACCTGATCTTGCTGGCGAATAAAGACTGTATAGGATTTTTTATTGCAAAATTTATTAAATTGAACAGCAAATAG
- the NSUN6 gene encoding tRNA (cytosine(72)-C(5))-methyltransferase NSUN6 isoform X3, giving the protein MSLFQESYLLQNISVSQTGVHEGTPGGMKAGDVVSVYSDIEGKCKRGAKEFLGTKVFIGNGISELSRSEIFSSNGSLNYISITLMSKEECAPLSLISILLKNKKQTITSQSSINCVTQKFSECLVKRGIGVRMTDPVYLSPSLDNVLSSYLFLQNLPSAVVSHVLNPQPGERILDMCAAPGGKTTHLATLMHDQGEVIAMDKIANKVKKIKQNAALLQLNCIKAFCCDGTKALAIGKKEDGQEGPPFSAESFDRILLDVPCSGMGQRPNMAYFWTLKEVTSYQPLQRKLFSMAVKLLKPGGTLVYSTCTITLSENEEQVAWALETFPCLQLQSQEPRIGGEGMMGAGLSLDQLKLLQRFDPSSVTSRGMDINSLQDSREEDLILLANKDCIGFFIAKFIKLNSK; this is encoded by the exons ATGTCTTTGTTCCAGGAATCATATCTGCTTCAAAAT ATCAGCGTTTCACAAACTGGTGTCCACGAGGGTACTCCAGGAG GTATGAAAGCTGGAGATGTGGTCTCTGTATACTCGGATATTGAAGGAAAGTGTAAAAGAGGAGCCAAAGAATTTCTGGGAACCAAAGTTTTTATTGGAAATGGGATTTCTGAATTGAGTCGCAGTGAAATCTTCAGTTCAAATGGCTCACTCAA TTACATAAGTATAACCCTGATGTCTAAAGAGGAATGTGCCCCTTTATCATTAATATCAATATTgctgaaaaacaaaaagcagacCATCACCAGCCAAAGTAGTATCAATTGTGTCACTCAGAAATTTTCTGAATGTCTTGTGAAAAG AGGAATAGGTGTAAGAATGACAGACCCAGTTTACCTTAGTCCTTCGTTGGACAATGTGCTGTCCAGTTACTTGTTTTTGCAG AACTTGCCCTCTGCAGTTGTAAGCCATGTTTTAAACCCTCAGCCAGGAGAGAGAATTCTGGACATGTGTGCTGCACCTGGGGGAAAAACAACCCATCTTGCAACATTAATGCATGACCAG GGTGAAGTGATAGCCATGGACAAGATAGCTAACAAAGTCAAAAAAATCAAGCAGAATGCAGCATTGTTGCAGCTGAATTGTATTaaagcattttgctgtgatgGAACTAAGGCACTTGCCATTGGGAAGAAAGAAGATGGACAAG AAGGCCCTCCATTCTCAGCAGAGTCATTTGATCGAATTCTTCTTGATGTTCCTTGTAGTGGGATGGGACAGAGACCAAATATGGCCTATTTCTGGACTCTAAAAGAAGTGACGTCTTATCAGCCATTGCAACGTAAGCTTTTCAGCATG GCAGTGAAATTGCTGAAGCCAGGGGGCACTTTGGTGTATAGTACATGTACAATTACACTGTCTGAAAATGAGGAGCAGGTCGCCTGGGCCCTGGAAACTTTTCCCTGCCTCCAGCTTCAGTCACAG GAACCACGTATTGGAGGAGAAGGCATGATGGGAGCTGGATTATCACTTGATCAGCTGAAGCTGTTGCAGAGGTTTGATCCATCCAGTGTGACGTCACGTGGAATGGATATTAACTCTTTGCAGGATTCCAGGGAAGAAGACCTGATCTTGCTGGCGAATAAAGACTGTATAGGATTTTTTATTGCAAAATTTATTAAATTGAACAGCAAATAG